The following DNA comes from Lentibacillus sp. Marseille-P4043.
CACAACCGGTACCAGCATCTGTTGTTACATGTTCACCTAACATAATTAGGGAATCACGATCATAAAACGGATGCTTTGTTACAATTCGATCTGCTTCTTTCCCTTTGAATGTTTTTACGACTTCCGGATTTTCCCAGTCTAATTCTTCGGCTACGGCTGATAACAATTCTTCAGCAACGACAAATTTTTCATCGTTCACCTGTACAACAACATAATCAAACTCAGGATGCAAGTTGATTCCCAAATTAGCTGGAATTGTCCATGGTGTTGTCGTCCAGATTACAAATTTTTCTCCGCCGTCTAGCAATCCTTTCCCATCTGTTACGTCAAATGCAACATAGATAGATGGCGAGCGTTTATCATGATACTCAATTTCTGCTTCAGCCAATGCTGACTCAGAAGAAGGGGACCAATAAACAGGTTTTAACCCTTTGTAGATGTATCCTTTTTTAGCCATTTCGCCAAACACTCGGATTTGTGCAGCCTCATAATCTTTCGTAAGCGTCAAATATGGATTATCCCAATCACCACGTACACCAAGTTCTATAAATTGTTCGCGTTGGTTATCCACTTGTTTCATAGCGTATTCTGCGCATTTTTGTCTGAATTCAGCAATAGTTAACTTTTTACGATCAACCTTTTTCTTTTTCGTCAATGCAGTTTCAATTGGTAATCCATGTGTATCCCAGCCTGGTACATATGGTGCATGATAACCTGCCATTGATTTATAACGGGTGATAAAGTCTTTTAAAATTTTATTTAACGCATGACCGATGTGTAAATCACCATTTGCATATGGAGGGCCGTCATGAAGGATAAATAATGGTCTTCCTTCCGTTCTTTGCTGGCCTTTTTGATACAAATCGGCTTCTTCCCACTCTTTTCGTCTTACAGGTTCTTTATTTGGCAAATTCCCACGCATCGGAAATTTTGTCTTTGGCATGAGTAAGGTTTCTTTGTAGTCCATCATTGATTTCCTCCTAAAATTTTTTCTATAACTTGATATTTCAATATTGTTAGGGTACTTCCCATAGAGGTGGAATAAAAAAAGCCCTCAACATCCCCCAAAAAGGGACGAGAAGACTCGCGGTACCACCCTAATAAACTTAAATACACATTTAAATTCACTCAAGATTCGTAACGTGAATGAACCGTCCATACCTACTAGATAATCGTTCGAATGGATACTCCAGAGTGATCTTCTAAAAGTATTCTGACCAGGCTTCCACCAAATTCCTAGTTCGCTAAACAGATACCATACTTTTATACTGTCTCTGTCATCGTTTTTTCCTTTAATTAATCCATGTGAGAAAATTATATGCATAAATCCGACAGACGTCAAGGTTTATGACTTATTTTCTGCTAATTCCAGATCATCGGCCATTTCTGTATCTAACAGCTCGTCCCAATCATCGGTACCAATCATGTCTAATTGTGCTTCTATCAGCATTTTCAGCCGAGTTCGGAATACCTTTGCCTGCTTTTTCAATTCTTCAACGTCCATGGATATACGTCGCGATTTGTCTAATGCCTCGTTGATGATTCGATCGGCATTTTTTTCTGCCTCTTTGATAATTAATTTTGATTCCTTTGTCGCGTTTCCTTTTACTTCCTCCGCAGTCTCTTGTGCAACTAAAATTGATTTATTCAACGTTGTCTCAATATTCGTGAAGTGTCCCAGTTTTTCGTTCAACTGTTCCACTTTTTCTTGTAAGTCTTTTTTCTCACGGATTGTCATTTCATAGTCTTTAATCACTTGATCTAAAAATTCGTTAACTTCATCTTCATCATATCCGCGCCAGCTTCTGGTAAATTCTTTATTATGAATATCTAATGGTGATAA
Coding sequences within:
- a CDS encoding DivIVA domain-containing protein gives rise to the protein MPLSPLDIHNKEFTRSWRGYDEDEVNEFLDQVIKDYEMTIREKKDLQEKVEQLNEKLGHFTNIETTLNKSILVAQETAEEVKGNATKESKLIIKEAEKNADRIINEALDKSRRISMDVEELKKQAKVFRTRLKMLIEAQLDMIGTDDWDELLDTEMADDLELAENKS